The Candidatus Methylomirabilota bacterium nucleotide sequence CGGTCGTCCAGGTCCCCGTCGGTGTGATCGCGGACCGCTGGGGCACGCGGCGGCTGATGCTCACGTGCATGGCGCTGCTCGCGCTGGGCGTCGTGGCCTTCGCGCTGAGCGCGACGTTCGCGGCCAGTATCGCGGCGCGGATGCTGGTCGGGCTCGGCGCCGCCGCCGTGTGGGTGCCGGCCATGCGCCTGGTGAGCGAGTGGTTCCCGCCGGGCGAGCGGGCGCGCGCGACGGGCACCGTGTCGGCGGGCGGCGGCATCGGCGGCACCCTGGGCCTGCTCCTGGTGCCCTGGCTGGCGTCGCGGTGGGGCTGGCGCTGGGCCTACGGCGTCACGGCCGTGCCCGCGCTGCTCACGCTGGCACTGATCGCGCTCTGCCTGCGGCCGGGGCCGGGCGGCGCCGCCGCCGGCGGCACCACGGGGAGCCTCGGCACCGTGCTGGCCACGCGCGCGCTGTGGCCCTTCAACTTCATGGTCTTCTTCTCCTACGGCGCCTACTTCAGCTTCATCACGTTCCTGCCCGCCTTCCTGGTCACGGTGCTGGGCGCCACCCAGCCGCAGGCGGGCGCCATCACCGGGCTCATCACGGCGGGCACGATCGTGTCGTGGCCGCTCGCCGGCTGGCTCAGCGATCGCCAGGGACGGCGGAAGCCGATCACGCTGCTGAGCCAGACGGCCAGCGTCGCCGCCTGCGTCGTCTTCGCGCTCCTGGTGCCTGGGCTGAGCCTCCTCGGCGCGGCGCTGACGGCACTCCTGACCGGTCTGCTGATCGGCGGGATGATCCTGCCGTTCGTAATGGTCGTGGAGATGTTCCCGCACGAGCTCGCCGCCACGGCGGCCGGCGTGACCAACGCCGCCTGCTTCGTGGGCAGCATGGTGCTGCCCATCGTGCTGGGCCGCATCGTGGACGTCACCGGCGGCTTCGCCCCGGCCTTCCTGCTGGCCGGCGCCCTGCAGGCGCTCGCGCTCGGCTGCGCGGTCTTCCTCAGGGAGACGGGCCGAGCCCGGTGACGGGGCCGGGCGGCCCGTGTATACTGC carries:
- a CDS encoding MFS transporter, giving the protein MPSPYRWVILGVTVFAFMQTHLHRMAFAPLIPSFVGELGLTYAAAGTVQTAYFWTYTVVQVPVGVIADRWGTRRLMLTCMALLALGVVAFALSATFAASIAARMLVGLGAAAVWVPAMRLVSEWFPPGERARATGTVSAGGGIGGTLGLLLVPWLASRWGWRWAYGVTAVPALLTLALIALCLRPGPGGAAAGGTTGSLGTVLATRALWPFNFMVFFSYGAYFSFITFLPAFLVTVLGATQPQAGAITGLITAGTIVSWPLAGWLSDRQGRRKPITLLSQTASVAACVVFALLVPGLSLLGAALTALLTGLLIGGMILPFVMVVEMFPHELAATAAGVTNAACFVGSMVLPIVLGRIVDVTGGFAPAFLLAGALQALALGCAVFLRETGRAR